The following is a genomic window from Tachysurus fulvidraco isolate hzauxx_2018 chromosome 24, HZAU_PFXX_2.0, whole genome shotgun sequence.
TTTTTATCACTACTAACCACCATGTTTTGACTGACCGTTTATCATTCAAATATTAGCTTTGAACTTTATCTAAGTCACACAGCGGAACATGGTGCTTCTGTTATGAAGAGAACTCTGTTTTTGCAGGCTGATGGTGAGATTGAGAGTGAGGAAGATGTTCAGTCAGCTTTCCTTAGCTGGCTTCATGCTCTGAGCCATCAGCCTTTAGCTTGTCTCACGGCAAGGGCCGACCTCATCGTCCTGCAATGCACTGAAGGTATACACAAGACACATATGGTTTGTACTATTATATAACGGTTTGTCATTGACACTCATTTGGTTCCTGCTGTTTTCTAAGGAAAGTCTGAGTTTCTCTTGACTGTACTGAAACCTGAAGCTGAGCCAAAGCAAGTGGATGAGATTTTTCTCTTATCTCCTGGAGCTTTATACAAAGCAGACATTCAGGTAGTTTGTTGCAGGAATTGATGGATATAGGGCAGAAGAATTGTGGCTTAAATGCTAACATAATTATTCAAGATACAGTTCAATTCAAGTGAACAATCACATCCAATACTATTGTGGAgctttgaaataaatatattgttgaTAATGATGGGTTTTGATTTCCAACACTGAAACCTAAGAAGACCCCCTGACTATTCTTTACAGACTGCACTTAAAGAATCACAAAGCACAGATGATTTTATTctaaatataaaccaagcaTTTTTAATATTGCCACCACattaagtaattaagtaaacaacaataataataataacatagaGAACAAGAACATCTGTGAATCACACTATTGGATGCTAATCATACCGATATCACAgtctatgtttatttaaatcacaGAACAATACTGAAATAATGGAATAAAGTGTGATTCATTGATTATTAACTTTGCAGCTACAATTGGATAGTTTTCATTCTCAGCTTTTTGTTGAGATCTTAAATGAGgcatttcatgtttttgtttagattATCAAGGAGCCTCATGTGTCGAACCATACAGTGGCACACACTGCAGACAGGTCACCTTTCGCTGGCTTTCCTTCCCTCAGCACACTTGGGTAATTCCTGGAaataacatttctttctttctttctttctttctttctttctttcttaattaaatttttttatttacttctttttttttttttttttgcaaaaacaaaCTTATTTAACCTGAATGTGTTCATTAATGATCAGTGTAAATTTGGTGATCTCTGACTACTTATCTGATCCCTGCTTGTTCAGTGGCATGGGGGACATCAGTATATGTGCTTTTGAGCACATCTCGCACAGTCTGATGGGAGGTCCACTATCACGTGAGCTAGTATCCAGTGGCTGTGGCCTGCAGAGTGGAGCTCTGCTCATCACGGGAGCCAAGGTGACCATTTCATACATGTAAAATGAGAAAAGGTAGTTTTAGAAGTTTGAGCAGCAAATCATTACTAATTTACCATTTAGTCCATTAACTTATAATATTTCTCTGCATCTGTAAAGGGCAGTGGTAAGACTTCTCTAGCTAAGGCTCTCTGCATGAAAGCTGTGGAAGAGCTGGATGCCCACATTGAGGTAGTGGACTCCAAGAAACTTAAAGGTACGCAGaggtgtttgtgtatctgtgtgagaaATTTGCTAGTGATACAACATTTCTTTAAGGAGTAAAGCATGTTTTCTGTGTTTCCTCTAACGCTACctgaagagttttattcctctaatGCCACAGCAAATCACCAGTGAtgagttttttatttcttaaaatgtgCCATGTTACCTGTTTTATCCACTATAGTCACAATTAATTTTGTGGAACATTTGAGAAACAGCAGCTGTTTATGAGgcaaaaatgcagcttgtcactTTACTGAGACAACATTCTGCATCACAGAACACATTACTGATACTAGAGATAAAAATCATCTCAGTGTTAGCAGGTACACCAGGTTTTGTGGAGAACCTGCCTTAAACATTCTCATGTGTTGTCttactacagaaacaataatatattataaggAGACTTTGAACTGGAAATACTGTTAGATCTGTTATTATTGAAAATGGGTTTAATACTTCATGCTATTGTTATACATCTCTCAGGTAAAAGAGCAGACACTGTGAGGCAGAGACTGGAAGAGGTTTTTGAGCAGGCTGTGTGGAGACAGCCGTCAGTGATCCTGTTGGATGACCTCGATCACATGGCCGGAGCAGCCACCACACCTGAGCAGGAGCAGGGCACGGAGGCAGTGCTGCATCACCACATCGCACAGAGTATACTTCACCTGAAGAATAAAGCTAAACAGAATTTGGGGATGTGTTTGAAAGTTTGGTCTGATGGagacactctgtgtgtgtctttgtgttttgcTCAGGCCTTAAGGATTTAGTAGATGAAGTGGTGGGACGCTCCAGTTTGGTGATTCTGCTGGTCACAGCACAAAATGAACACCGTCTTCATCCAGTGCTGACTGAAGTACAGGGTTCACACTTCTTTCAGAGCTTTTGTAAGATCGAGACACCAACTCAGgttagaaaaaacaaaacacttgcCTACTATAGGCTTTTGATCTTAATAGTTTATTATCGCTAGAATTTACTTATGGTGAGAGTGCATGTATTTCATTTTAGATAATATTTCTTTGTTAACAGTAGCAATAAAATAGCAATATCTATAGTACAAAAGGCATACAGTTAATCAGGAAGTATTTCCCTGCCGATGTTAGTGTGATCGGTGGAGTGATCACAATGAGGCTTGTGTTTAAATGCCACAGAAGGTGATTAAACTGATTAGGAATCAAAATCAGAAGCTGTCCTCCTTTCAGATGTTGGAAGAATTTGTTGGAATCAACCAAACTACAGAGAGTTACCTGATAGATATTATCTGATATATATTATTTGAACGATATTATCTGATAGACACCTCAAAGCCTTACATACATGgcttatttatgaattatttgCTTTTTGTACATGCAATAAATTAGAACTTTGTCTGTACAGATGCAGAGAATGGACATCTTGAGGTCACTAATGTCCTGTAAAAACATCATATCCGGAGACTCAGACATTCTTGATCTGACTGACGTTGCCATGAAAACCGAGGGCTATCTTCCACGCGATCTGAACCTTTTACTTGACCGAGCCATCCACGCCAGTGCTGTACACCATAGAGACAACAGCAACACTCAAGGCAAGCACTTGAGTCAAGTTTCACTTTACTGTGAATGTTAGAGACATGTTTATGTGAAGGTCTGTGATGTCCCACAGGGTTGTGTTTGAGCAGTGCAGACTTGCATCACGCTCTGCAGGATTTCACACCTCCGTCCCTGTGGGGGGTACAGCTGCAGGTGCCCAGCGTTGCAGGGATGAAGCAGGTGGGTGGGCTTCATCAAGCACGCCAGCTTCTTATGGACACCATCCTACTGCCTGCCAAGGTAAAGCTGAGCTGGAGGTGAAGCAGTGAgtcattttctgtagcattttaaGAGTCAGTTTGTGTAGGTGGCTGGACATTTTGCCATCGATCTAAAGATACATGTTCACAGAGTTTCTATTATTGGACCTTCTAGCTCTCAGTGCTAATGTGGTATGTTGCAGTACCCGCTGCTCTTCTCCAGTCTGCCAATTCGCCATCGCTCTGGGGTGCTGCTCTATGGAGCGCCTGGCACAGGGAAAACCCTACTGGCTGGAGCTGTTGCCAAGGAGAGTGGCATGAACTTCATCAGCATTAAGGTGATAATGTACACTTTTATTTACACTCCCAGCATCCACTAAGGTGACTCAAGCCTCATATATGTTACAGGATATTGAAGAATGACAGAAATGCATGACTAATATTCTAGCAATTGTGTATAAAGGTAAAAACCATTTTAAATAGTGTCAGAGaactgtaagaaataaaatgtaagaaaataaaatgatgagcTCTGTCCGACATGTATCATGGAGTGGAATCTGGGTGCATacaatctgtaatttcttacaaaaCAGAAGTATGAGCTCATTTCTTGGTGAGGAGGTctctgatgttcagtgtgtaatAGATGTTAAAAAACAGATTGATTAaactgttttttgtctttttccagGGACCGGAGCTGCTCAGCAAGTACATTGGTGCCAGTGAGCAGGCTGTGAGGGATGTGTTTCAGAGGTCTGTGTCATAATCGCATAGAAAACGCTAACAATAGTCTCCTTACTTAAAAGTTAAACCTAAAAACTTCACATCAATGATTTTAAGTTTTACTTTGTTAAACATCGACAGGATTTGTAACATTGTTTTTTGATTATGTGAGATTCCTGCCCTGTGTATGACCTGTAACTATAGAAACAATGTCTTAGAATGAGTGCGTTGATTTTGAACTACCGTTCATGTGATAGCCTGAACTAATATCCGAGCCGTGTTGTTACAAGAAAATGAAGCACACCATCGATCATGCAGTGCTATAAATTCTCTTAAGttcttttgttttgcttctttTGGTTTATTGCAGAGCACAAGCAGCTAAGCcctgtattcttttttttgatGAGTTTGACTCCCTTGCACCACGCAGAGGACACGACAGCACAGGGGTCACTGACCGAGTGGTAAACCAACTGCTCACACAGCTGGATGGAGTAGAGGGGCTGCAGGGTGAATAGGAGAGCAACATATCTTGATTTTCTGTTACAATGAATTCACATCATGCAAGTGTATTTGTAGCTTGTGATGCATCTCTCATGTGCAATGAAAATGAAGATTCAGAAAGAAACACATTACGATCAGTACGACCTGGTCTTATTGGATACATGAGCTTACGTTTACATTCTGTCAGCACATTATGCCAATTATTAAAAGAGTTCTAGCTTTTCTATATGTATTGTATCAGGAGGAAAACCTGTTTCTGACTGACAGATTCTGATTAGTTAGGCAATTAAACTATTCAAAGCATAAATGTTGTATAATAGGGAGGTGTATAACAGCAGTGATGATTTTACTATTGTTCAGCTATGAGCAGACTTTCTAACCCTATTTATCCtcttgaaatatttattaatgctaGTAAGTATCCACTGTATCTATATTTTTTCTTATCCTCAGGCGTGTACGTGTTGGCAGCCACCAGTCGCCCGGACCTGATCGACCCAGCGCTGCTGAGGCCTGGACGGCTGGACAAGACCCTGTACTGCCCTCCTCCAGACCGGGTCAGTCTTACACCACTTAAAGGAATTATACTCTATGGTATATTAAACCACAAAGCATAAATGAGTGAATAAGCTTCTCATTTTACTACACGCTCTAGCCACTAGagacattcattatttattgatatgggATATACTGTAGTTGTGCAAACATTTTTCTACATAAGACACAAGCTTTCATCAAGTAGTCCGGTAACATTTAAGTGTTCTCCAGACAGAACAGGctccttttttaaaatctattatTCTGAATGCATTAAATTATTTGAGGGCATAAATATGAGTAACATGTGGCCTGGCATTTGCACTTTTCTCACTGATTGTAATGCTGTCAGTGTTTGTGGAAGTGGTCagatgtgtgaatgagtgttacTGAATTTAGGAAGCCAGACTGGAGATCCTAAAGGCGCTGACTCACAATGTGCCACTGGCTGCAGATGTGGACTTGGAGCAGATCGCTGTAGCCACTGAGCTGTACACAGGAGCTGACCTGAAAGGCCTGTTATACAATGCTCAGCTGGAGGCCATTCACAGCAGTCTGGGACCTAGCATGTTGGctgtgagtcacacacacacacacacacacacacacacacacattcagaactTCATGCTGGCTCCATTATGGCATAGGCTTGTTTATACTTATTTATACTTTAAAGAGtgactataaactataaaatgtGTAAGATTATAGAGTATGATTGATTCCGAAAAATCTCTTTAGTTCACATAGTAATGTTGGACATTTATACACTTTTTAATTCAAAAAATGTGTGAACACAGGAGGTGTGtacacatttttaaagcatttacacAGTCGGAACTGTCCATGAGCACAATGCATATCTAAGCTTGACTCAGAACCCATTTCCCCCTATATGTTTCACTCACGAAATAATTAAACCACTCCTCTGGTtgagaatattattattattttctccaTTATGGTGCAGGAGTTGGGCTCAGGATCAGACAGTGAAGTAAGCGTATCATCGCTGATCTTCCTGAACCAAAGCAGTGGCTCTGATGACTCTGCAGGAGAGACTGAGGCTGGTATAGAGACTTCTGCAATGGCACTAGAGCACAGTGAGATTCCCACTGAAGACTTAAACCACAATATATGGCGCCTCTACTTTGGCAGCTCATTTGAATTGGAGCTCGGTCACCATTCACCTTCTGAGCTGgtaaaaaaacacttcagattCTTTCATTTTAGTCTGCATTAGAAAGAACTGCGATCTAACCAACTGCAATCTATGAATCTAGGGCACTGgaatattgaatatattttgAATAGTATTTGAAATTGTGGTTATAAAAAGGGTTGGGCAGTTATTTGCTTATGACTAATAAGAAGAAATTCTGTACCAATAAAAATCTGATTCCTTATTACCCTTAACTCACCCTCACCAAGAATGGGCTTTCAGTATTATCATCTTACAACTATGAAGGATCATGTCTGTTTATGAGACGCTATTTTCTAAAGCAGTCCAGATCATGCTGATGGATAACAAAAGCAGAACAATGGAGAAGTTGTCATTAGAGGACCTGACATGAAGAACCCACAGTCACATTCCCTCATGCAGTCTGTTATAAAATTCAGCCAAGATTTCATTCATACAGTGGTTTCAAATCTCATACAGTGTGACCAATAATAATCTTAAAAGACGACTGTAAGAACACAATCTAAAACCGGCTTAAGGCAAGAAAATGTGGGTTCTAATATGGTCTGCATTAGGTTACAGTTTATATTTTCCCTTCCCCAGAATTCCCAGTGCATGTCTGTCCCCAACTCCACCAC
Proteins encoded in this region:
- the pex1 gene encoding peroxisome biogenesis factor 1 isoform X2, coding for MLFSYGIQPVTLVFNNSKNCFLHLSPNLVSQLCLRESQVLELSWADGDKPLFLSWIRGANTLCSGQEDRVELSRQLGEKLGLLEGTQGFLRPCVQVHSVQQVFVEPLSSDDWEILELHCLALEQQLLDQIRVVFRDAVFPVWVDQYTVIYIRIVSFSPSVSFGRLEQFTELVVSPKLRPGGTQFPHVPPDMEPKNQLLQRQQNTDLTSSSLGADSLPQSLTDQPACSQSHRGGMADLRSLLKYLFLGKYEPAKDIPEVPIIPAVFQGCVLRVCGSPPAVISHLSSSHGGVHVFPWHQSDCLSTAQPVLTYGRLSKIPSPKEVKEQAKQAMDKKKSSGSQTDTDTQEQAEESMVVRMICHNRENLQLNQRSCKLGDLYSGRIWIPSRLRDRLSIDTHSAVKVCPMTCTPKVALAVSLQPVRTLADGEIESEEDVQSAFLSWLHALSHQPLACLTARADLIVLQCTEGKSEFLLTVLKPEAEPKQVDEIFLLSPGALYKADIQIIKEPHVSNHTVAHTADRSPFAGFPSLSTLGGMGDISICAFEHISHSLMGGPLSRELVSSGCGLQSGALLITGAKGSGKTSLAKALCMKAVEELDAHIEVVDSKKLKGKRADTVRQRLEEVFEQAVWRQPSVILLDDLDHMAGAATTPEQEQGTEAVLHHHIAQSLKDLVDEVVGRSSLVILLVTAQNEHRLHPVLTEVQGSHFFQSFCKIETPTQMQRMDILRSLMSCKNIISGDSDILDLTDVAMKTEGYLPRDLNLLLDRAIHASAVHHRDNSNTQGLCLSSADLHHALQDFTPPSLWGVQLQVPSVAGMKQVGGLHQARQLLMDTILLPAKYPLLFSSLPIRHRSGVLLYGAPGTGKTLLAGAVAKESGMNFISIKGPELLSKYIGASEQAVRDVFQRAQAAKPCILFFDEFDSLAPRRGHDSTGVTDRVVNQLLTQLDGVEGLQGVYVLAATSRPDLIDPALLRPGRLDKTLYCPPPDREARLEILKALTHNVPLAADVDLEQIAVATELYTGADLKGLLYNAQLEAIHSSLGPSMLANSQCMSVPNSTTHELTGASVRDLTFLRGPVLMSSVQQGFQELNSEQSERLRADLNTIKSSYHRSPEDSSLGQTGPVKPAVLICQSHLMSALANTRASISRQDWRRYTDLYESFGALREGKSQNAVLFTPGQRVTLA
- the pex1 gene encoding peroxisome biogenesis factor 1 isoform X1 translates to MLFSYGIQPVTLVFNNSKNCFLHLSPNLVSQLCLRESQVLELSWADGDKPLFLSWIRGANTLCSGQEDRVELSRQLGEKLGLLEGTQGFLRPCVQVHSVQQVFVEPLSSDDWEILELHCLALEQQLLDQIRVVFRDAVFPVWVDQYTVIYIRIVSFSPSVSFGRLEQFTELVVSPKLRPGGTQFPHVPPDMEPKNQLLQRQQNTDLTSSSLGADSLPQSLTDQPACSQSHRGGMADLRSLLKYLFLGKYEPAKDIPEVPIIPAVFQGCVLRVCGSPPAVISHLSSSHGGVHVFPWHQSDCLSTAQPVLTYGRLSKIPSPKEVKEQAKQAMDKKKSSGSQTDTDTQEQAEESMVVRMICHNRENLQLNQRSCKLGDLYSGRIWIPSRLRDRLSIDTHSAVKVCPMTCTPKVALAVSLQPVRTLADGEIESEEDVQSAFLSWLHALSHQPLACLTARADLIVLQCTEGKSEFLLTVLKPEAEPKQVDEIFLLSPGALYKADIQIIKEPHVSNHTVAHTADRSPFAGFPSLSTLGGMGDISICAFEHISHSLMGGPLSRELVSSGCGLQSGALLITGAKGSGKTSLAKALCMKAVEELDAHIEVVDSKKLKGKRADTVRQRLEEVFEQAVWRQPSVILLDDLDHMAGAATTPEQEQGTEAVLHHHIAQSLKDLVDEVVGRSSLVILLVTAQNEHRLHPVLTEVQGSHFFQSFCKIETPTQMQRMDILRSLMSCKNIISGDSDILDLTDVAMKTEGYLPRDLNLLLDRAIHASAVHHRDNSNTQGLCLSSADLHHALQDFTPPSLWGVQLQVPSVAGMKQVGGLHQARQLLMDTILLPAKYPLLFSSLPIRHRSGVLLYGAPGTGKTLLAGAVAKESGMNFISIKGPELLSKYIGASEQAVRDVFQRAQAAKPCILFFDEFDSLAPRRGHDSTGVTDRVVNQLLTQLDGVEGLQGVYVLAATSRPDLIDPALLRPGRLDKTLYCPPPDREARLEILKALTHNVPLAADVDLEQIAVATELYTGADLKGLLYNAQLEAIHSSLGPSMLAELGSGSDSEVSVSSLIFLNQSSGSDDSAGETEAGIETSAMALEHSEIPTEDLNHNIWRLYFGSSFELELGHHSPSELNSQCMSVPNSTTHELTGASVRDLTFLRGPVLMSSVQQGFQELNSEQSERLRADLNTIKSSYHRSPEDSSLGQTGPVKPAVLICQSHLMSALANTRASISRQDWRRYTDLYESFGALREGKSQNAVLFTPGQRVTLA